The segment GGGGAAGGGGTCGAAAAGGCCGAAGAAGGCGATTTCGACGTGGTTTTCCTGGACGTGCGCCTTCCCGACGCCAACGGACTGAGCATTCTGCCCACTCTGCGGCAACGCCCCCTCCCGCCCGAAGTCATCATCCTGACCGGGCTGGGCGACCCCGACGGCGCGGAGCTGGCCATCCGCAACGGGGCCTGGGACTATCTGCAAAAGCCCTTGTCGCCCAAGGAAATACTGCTGCCCCTGCAAAGAGTGCTGAAATACCGCGACACGCTGCGCCACCACGCCAAGCTTCCCGAGACCTTCGACCGCAGCGGCATAGCCGGAACCAGCCCCGCCATCACCAGCGCGCTGGAGAAACTGGCCTCGGCCGCCAGGAGCGACGCGGGCGTCCTCATCACCGGCGAAACCGGCACGGGCAAGGAGCTGTTCGCCAGGGCGCTGCACAACAACAGCAGCCGCGCCGCCGGGCCGTTCATCGTGGTCGATTGCGCCGCCATTCCCGCCACCCTGCTGGAAAGCACTCTGTTCGGCCACGTCAAGGGCGCGTTCACGGGTGCCGACAGAGCGTGCGAAGGGCTGGTTCTCAAGGCGAACAAAGGCACCCTCTTCCTGGACGAAATAGGCGAAATGTCCCTGGACCTGCAAAAACGCCTTTTGCGCGTCCTTCAGGAAAAACGATACCGCCCTGTGGGCGCAAACCATGAGGAGCAAAGCGATTTCCGCCTGGTGGCCGCCACCCATCGCAACCTGGGCAAAATGGTGGACGAGGGGGATTTCCGCCAGGACCTCCTCTACCGGCTGGGGGCCATGGTCATCGAACTGCCCCCCCTTCGCGACAGGCAGGAGGACATCGCGAAACTCGCGGAGAGCATCGTCCAGCGAATCTGCGGCAAATACGGCATACCGCCCAAGGTGCTCAACTGTGAGGTCGTCCAAGCCTTCTCGGCCTACGAATGGCCGGGCAACGTCCGGGAGTTGGGCAACGTATTGGAAAGTTCCATAGCGGCGGCCTACGAAATGCCCGAGTTGTACGTCCACAACCTGCCGGAGCAACTGCGTATCCGTATGCTCAAGAAATCCATGTCCAAGGAAGGCGGAACCGCCGCGTGCCGCCAGGACGAGTTGAGCAACGCGGAAATCGACGACGCCTCCCGGACGGACGAAACGATGCTCCCCTACAAGTCCTTCCGGCAAGAAGTGCTCGCCAAGGCGGAAAAGCGTTATTTTTCCAAGCTGATCGAGGTCTGCGGCGGGGACATAAAGCTGGCGTCCAATGTCTCCGGATTGGGCAAAAGCCGCCTGTATTCGCAACTCAAAAAATACGGACTGGAAAAGGACTGATCGTTTCCGATTTTTTCGGAAATTCCACAACAAGTGCACGGAATCCTTCCGCAACAAGTGTAACTGAAGGGACGCCCCGAAGGAGCTCGCTCATAACCTGCTGTTTTTCCATGGCAACATGATTGGCACGATAGTTGTTAAGTCGCTTGGTAGTTTGCGATTGTTGTTACCTCTGAAAGAAGTAGAGAATGAGAATGAGCAAGAAAAAAACCGACTCTCCTGCCTTCGGCAGCGTCAAGCGGCGGAGCGTCCTCAAGTGGGGCGCGATGTTGGGCAGCATGGCCGCCGTCTCCGGCGGGGGCCTCTTCTACGGACTGAACAAGGCCAACGGAACTCCTGCCAAGGATGAAAAGCTGGTCTGGACGTCGTGCAACGTCAACTGCGGCGGCCGTTGCCTGCTGCGCGCCCATGTCACGGACGGCGTCGTCACCCAGATCGAAACGGACAACGGCGGCGACGAGACATACGGCCTGCATGAAATCCGCGCCTGCCTGCGCGGCCGTTCCATGCGGCGGCGCATGTACGCCCCCGAACGCCTGAAGTACCCCATGCGGCGCGTAGGCGAACGCGGGGAAGGCAAGTTCGAACGCATCTCGTGGGACGAAGCCCTGGACGAAATTTCCAACAGGCTGAAGAAAACCCTCAAGGATTACGGCAACGAGGCGGTGTACCTGAATTACGCCACAGGCAACCTGGGCGCGGTGCTGTCCAAGTCCTGGCCCCCGGCCGCCACTCCCGTAGCGCGGCTCATGAACTGCCTGGGCGGATAC is part of the Desulfovibrio sp. Fe33 genome and harbors:
- a CDS encoding sigma-54-dependent transcriptional regulator, producing the protein MANVLIIDDDQPTCDALTELVRNIGHKADFALTAGEGVEKAEEGDFDVVFLDVRLPDANGLSILPTLRQRPLPPEVIILTGLGDPDGAELAIRNGAWDYLQKPLSPKEILLPLQRVLKYRDTLRHHAKLPETFDRSGIAGTSPAITSALEKLASAARSDAGVLITGETGTGKELFARALHNNSSRAAGPFIVVDCAAIPATLLESTLFGHVKGAFTGADRACEGLVLKANKGTLFLDEIGEMSLDLQKRLLRVLQEKRYRPVGANHEEQSDFRLVAATHRNLGKMVDEGDFRQDLLYRLGAMVIELPPLRDRQEDIAKLAESIVQRICGKYGIPPKVLNCEVVQAFSAYEWPGNVRELGNVLESSIAAAYEMPELYVHNLPEQLRIRMLKKSMSKEGGTAACRQDELSNAEIDDASRTDETMLPYKSFRQEVLAKAEKRYFSKLIEVCGGDIKLASNVSGLGKSRLYSQLKKYGLEKD